In the Deltaproteobacteria bacterium genome, CCGGCCGCCGGCGCGCGCCGTCGGCTCGACGCCGAGCTCGTCTCGCGGGGGATCGCGGAGACCGGCGCGAAGGCCCAGGGCTTGATCCTTGCCGGGAGGGTCCGCATCAATGGGGTCGTCTGCACCAAATGCGGGACGCAGGTGAAGGAGGGCGCGGACGTCGCGCTCCTGCCTGCCCCCCGCCCGTTCGCCTCGCGGGGCGGCGGGAAGCTCTCCGGCGCGCTCGACGATTTCGGGATCGACCCGACGGGGCGCGTGGCGCTCGACGTGGGCGCATCCACGGGCGGCTTCACCGACTGCCTGCTCCGGCGCGGCGCCTCCCGCGTCTACGCGGTCGACGTCGGGGAGCGGCTGCTCGACGACCGGCTGTTGCGCGACCCGCGCGTCGTCTCCATCGAAAAGGTGAACTTCCGCCACGCCACCGGGGATCTGTTGCCGGAAAAGGTGACGCTCTCGGTCGTCGACGTCTCCTTCATCTCCCTGCGGCACATCCTCCCGGTGCTCCCGCGCTTCCTCGCCCCCGGGGCCGAGGTCCTCCCCATGGTGAAGCCGCAGTTCGAGGTGGGGAAGGGCCGCGTCGGCAAGGGGGGCGTCGTCCGCGACGACGCGCTTCGCCGGGAGGCGGTGGACGGGATCGCGGCGTTCGCCCGCGAAACCGGGTACGATCTCCTCGGCGAGGCGGAGAGCCGTGTCCCCGGCCCGAAGGGGAACCGCGAGGTGTTTCTCCACCTCCGGTGGAAAGGTCCGCTTGACTTCGGGGGGGGCGGCGGGTAATTTTCTTGAATATGCGCGGATGTTTTGCCGATAAGGATGGTAGATCACGCCTTTCGGGCGGGGAAACGGGGTGTGGACGATGACGCGTGCGACGGTGAACATGGGGACGTTCGCGGTGGTGGGCATGTTGATCCTCCTCCCGATCGGTGCGTTCGCGCAGCAGGCGCCGGCGGAAACGGCGAAATCGTCCGAGGGGATCGTCCACACGGTGGTCGCGGGGGACACCCTCTGGGATCTTTCCGCGAAATACCTCGGGTCCCCATGGAAATGGACGGAAATTTGGGAGCGGAACCGCTTCCTCACCAATCCGCACTACATCTACCCCGGTATCCAGGTCGTGATCGTCCCGCCGGGGGCGAGGGAGATCGCGCTCGGGCAGGAGTCGGCGTCCGCCTCCGGGCCCGCCGGAACGCCTGCAGCACTCGCCCCGTCCGCAGAGGCGGTCAAGCCCGCGGTTCCGCCTCTTGCCTCTTCCCGCGTGACGTACCTCGACATCAAGCCGGCGGATTTCGTCCGTGCCGGGGAGTTTTTGAAGGAGGCGCCGAAGGGGATCGGGAACATCCAGGGAGGGAAGGAACCGAAGGTCGGATTCGTCGAAGGCGACACGGTCTACCTCTCGCTCCGGAAGGAGATCCCGGCGGGCCAACTGCTGGGCGTCTACCGGGTCCGGGGACCGATCGATAGTCCGGGGAAGCGTTCGGTTTCCGGATATGTGAAGTACCTGATCGGGGTGATCCAGGCGGTGCCGAACGTGGACGGGCAGCCGACCGCGAGGGTGCGGCATTCGTTCGAGGACCTCACGCGCGACGACCTGATCTCGGAGGAGATCCCGGCGTACACGCCGGTGCGGATCGACCCGGGAGCGGACGGCATCCCGTCTTCGGTGATCACCGGGCGCCTCGAGAACAAGGAGCTGGCGCAGGGCGATTTCATCTATCTTGACCAGGGCGCGTCCGCGGGCGTGGCGGTGGGGAACGTCTTCCGCCTGTTCGTCCCGACCGGGGAGGCGGCAGGGGCGGCGTCGTCTTCCGCTTCGGGCACGGTCCAGTTCGAGGTGGCGAGGGCGGTCGTGGTCCGTGTGTCGCCGGACTTCTCCACGGCGTACATCGCCAGCGGCTCGGAGTCGTTCGCCGCGGGCGTGTCGGTCCGGCGGGGGATCCCCTCGAAATAGTTCGGCGGCACGACATTTGAAGTAATGCGGGGGAAACCGGCCAGGGGTTCCCCCGTGGATGATTCCGCAAGCACCGCATCCCTCCTCG is a window encoding:
- a CDS encoding TlyA family RNA methyltransferase gives rise to the protein MSDSPRPAAGARRRLDAELVSRGIAETGAKAQGLILAGRVRINGVVCTKCGTQVKEGADVALLPAPRPFASRGGGKLSGALDDFGIDPTGRVALDVGASTGGFTDCLLRRGASRVYAVDVGERLLDDRLLRDPRVVSIEKVNFRHATGDLLPEKVTLSVVDVSFISLRHILPVLPRFLAPGAEVLPMVKPQFEVGKGRVGKGGVVRDDALRREAVDGIAAFARETGYDLLGEAESRVPGPKGNREVFLHLRWKGPLDFGGGGG
- a CDS encoding LysM peptidoglycan-binding domain-containing protein, whose amino-acid sequence is MTRATVNMGTFAVVGMLILLPIGAFAQQAPAETAKSSEGIVHTVVAGDTLWDLSAKYLGSPWKWTEIWERNRFLTNPHYIYPGIQVVIVPPGAREIALGQESASASGPAGTPAALAPSAEAVKPAVPPLASSRVTYLDIKPADFVRAGEFLKEAPKGIGNIQGGKEPKVGFVEGDTVYLSLRKEIPAGQLLGVYRVRGPIDSPGKRSVSGYVKYLIGVIQAVPNVDGQPTARVRHSFEDLTRDDLISEEIPAYTPVRIDPGADGIPSSVITGRLENKELAQGDFIYLDQGASAGVAVGNVFRLFVPTGEAAGAASSSASGTVQFEVARAVVVRVSPDFSTAYIASGSESFAAGVSVRRGIPSK